A region of the Litchfieldia alkalitelluris genome:
TTGAACTAAAGCGAATGAAATTTCGCATTTTTAGGTTAATCTACTAGGCCATTTATGTAATATTAAGCGATTGGTTGCACCTTATCTTGATATGTCTTAACTACTTCCTCAGTCTGTCTTTCAAACATTTCATGAATCATTTGTAATTCAACTTTCATCTTCGTTATTTCTTCTTGAATGGATTGGAGTTCTGTTTCTTTTTGCAATGACTGTAACTCAGCCTCTATTTGTTGACATCTTTCTATTTCAGATTGAATAAACAGAAGTTTATCCATTGTTTTTAATTGTTCACCAACAAGCTCTTCAAAATGGTTCATGGTCGTTTCCCTCCAAGATATTATGCTCTTGATGAATATTTCTATAGATACCTTCTTAATTCCTTTGACTATATCTGTTGACTAATGAGAAGTTTTGTCGATAAAAAACGTTTATAATTCACTAAAAAGAAAAGACACTCCCGCCGAAGTGGGAATGTCTTGAATTATTAAGAGTTTTGTCCTTTGTTTTGCTCAGCTTTTTGGTTTTGACGTCTCACTTCTTGAGCGTTAGTTTCGCTAGCAAATTCTGTTCCGAATTGTCCAGCTCCACCTTGTCCACCTTGTGCAGATTGAGCGTTTTGTTGTCTAACTTTTTGAATGTTAGTTCCAACTTGTGTTTTGTTGTTGTTTGCCATCGTTATCACCTCCACGAAGATAATTTGTCCAAGAGGTGATATGTTTATCCGATAATTTTTATATTTTTTTTGGAATTTTTTTAGCGATTTAATGAATTAAACTAAAAGAGACCTTCCTCCGTCTACAATAATCGTTTGTCCTCGAATCATGGAAGATTGATCTGAAACTAAAAACATAACAGCATTAACTAAATCTTCCGGCTCAACGATTCTGCCTGCTGGTGTATTTTTTCTCGCATCTTCTAACAACTCTTCACGATTCGGAAAATGTTTTAGTGCATCAGTATCCACTGCTCCACCAGAAACAGCGTTTACGATGATATTTTTAGGAGAAAGCTCAACAGCTAAATAACGTGTTAATGCTTCGACAGCTGCTTTAGAAACTCCCACTGTTGTATAATTATCTAAATAACGAATAGAGCCTAAAGAACTTAAACTAATAATTCTTCCTTGACCAGTTTGTTCCATTCTCTTCGCTGCTTCTTGTGCACAAAATAACAATGCCTTACTATTAATATCCATTGTCCAATCCCAATGAGATTCTTCAAGCTCCATAGCAGGACGTAATACTCCAGATGCTGCATTATTAATAAACACATCTAAACGACCAAACGCTTCATCGATTTCAGCAAAGAGCTCTTTAATTTTTTCAACTTTTCCGACATTTGCTTTTACGACAATTGCTTTACGTCCTAAGCTCTCAATTTCCGCCGCCGTTTCTAATGCTGCACTTTTACTTCTTGCGTAATTCACTACAATGTCATACCCATTTTCAGCTAATCTCAGGGCTATTGCTTTACCTATTCCACGACTGCTACCAGTCACAAGTGCTACTTTATTTGACAATCAAAACAACTCCTCAATTTTAGTTTTTCTTTCACTTTTTCTCTCTACAAAAACCTTTTTAGTTTTTAATAAAATCAATCATACAGAAAAAAGCCTTAATTAGATAATTTTATCATGTTTAGACATCCATATTGTATCAGAAACTACATAAGAGAACGAACTAAGGAGGTCAAAAAATATGTATGTTGGTCGTGATATGACAGAGCTTACGATGGTATCTAAAAGTGACTGGAGAGATTCCGAGTTGGCTTTCTTCCACCATTCCTTACAGCAAATGGTTCCATACTTAAACGTAGAGGGTCAATCTATTCATCGTTCCATTATCCAAGAAATAGAGGCAAGAGGCGGACTGAAAAGAGGAGAAGCTGACTATACGCACGGAACAAGAGTTACTTATGACTAAAAAGTGAAGCGAACCAAGAAATTTGCTTCTTCGAAAGGCTGATGCTCTCAAGGGGTTAGGAGCTTAAGCGAGACATTCACAATAAATTTTTTTCAAATCAATAATAATATACCTAGGGGAAAAATCCCCTAGATACATACTAATCACAAGCTTTAAATCTTTTTAAGATATTTTGGTGTGAAACAGGAAAAGCTAAACGACTTAACTCTTCCGGGGTAACACTTTTAAGCTCGCTTGCTTCATCAAGCTCTCCCTTGAGGTAACCCTTATACACAGATATATTCCATACGAGATGTGAAAAAACATGGTCTAATGAGGTAAACGCTTGTCCTAATTCGACGTCTACTTTATATTCTTCTACGATATATTCTTCAAGAGCCCTTTTGGGTGACTGAAAGTCAGGCTGTAATTCTACATTAGGAAATTCCCAAAGGTTTGCCAGTAGGCCTTTACTTGGTCTTTTATGAATAAGGTAGTTGCCTTTTTCATCTAAAATAACGACTGCTGCAATCGAAACCGATTTGGGTGCTTTTTTCTTACTTTTCACAGGAAGCTCTGACTGTACACCTTCATCAAATGCTCGACAATGATCTCTCACCGGACATAGTAAACAGGATGGACTTGTAGGCGTACAGATTAAGGCACCTAATTCCATTAATGCTTGGTTAAAATAGGATGGGTTATCTTTTGAAATAATTTCTCGGATGATGTCTTCAAATACAACCCGTGTTTTACTTTTAGCAATATCTTCCCAAATTGAAAAGATTCTTGATAATACTCTCATTACATTCCCATCAACTGCTGGCTGTGGAACGCCATATGCAATACTTAAAATCGCTCCTGTTGTGTATGGCCCTACTCCTTTGAGCTTGGATATTTCCTCAACAGTATTAGGAACTTTTGCATCATATTTTTCATCCACTTCTTTTACTGCTGCATGTAGATTTCTTACTCGTGAATAATAGCCGAGTCCTTCCCACGCCTTAAGAACTTCTTCTTCTTCAGCTTGAGCAAGAGCCTCAATTGTTGGAAACTGTTTTATAAATCGGTTAAAATATGGAATAACTGTATCTACTCTTGTCTGTTGAAGCATAATCTCAGAGACCCAGACTTTATAGGGATCTTGATCCTCTCTCCAAGGTAAACTTCTCATTTCCCGTTCAAACCAGGCCAAAAGATCGTGTTGGTATTCGGCAATATTAAAGTCATGTAGGTTGAATTTTACATTGTTGTTAGTCACGTTTGTTCCCCCAGGATGTTAATCTTTAAGCAAAGTGGGAATATATATTTAAGAGCAATTTTTTAAGGCCCAAAATGATATGTCCCGAATTTCAAGGTCACAGTATTTCCGTAATTCTTTAAATAGAGGATGTTGACCCTCGGTTCGTAATTTCTTTAGCGCATAAAAGTGAGCAACTGTTGGGAGCTCAAATTGTTCCACATAAATATGGTTTTCTTTTGATGAAACAAACCATTGTATGTTTTTTGCGCCATAATTAGCTAAATGGTCCAGTACATCTTTCATCGTGCTCTCATACGGTAATAAATCTGCTTGTTTTACAGAATACTCAATATAAACTGAAACACCCTTATTCATCGCAAATTCTCCTTTTAGTTAATGACTAAAGTAATTTGTGTTTTATATTTAGGCTACATTCGTGAATTTTGTTGCTTATGAACTAAGAACTAAGTTTTCTTCTTAAACCAAAATCGCGAAAAAATACTGTTATTCACATTAAACTTGATCAATAAGCAACAATCTGTTTAGAAAAGAGCCTATAATTTCAAGGAGGTCAAATTCATTGGATACCGGTACACATGTTGTCATGGGGCTAGCATTAGGTGCGATTGCTACATTAGATCCCATTGTAGCGAACGACCCTATTACCGCTCAAGGTGTTGTTATAGGTACACTTATTGGGTCACAGGCTCCAGACTTAGATACAATTTTAAAATTGAGAAATAATGCAAAATATATCCGAAATCACCGTGGTATTACTCATTCTATCCCAGCAGTATTGCTATGGCCACTATTGGTTACGGGTTCAATTTATTTGTTTATACCAGAGGTGAATTTACTCCACCTATGGATTTGGACATTTATTGCTGTAATCCTGCATGTTTTTGTCGACATATTCAACGCATATGGGACACAAGCCCTTCGACCTTTTTCGAGAAAATGGGTGGCTTTAGGCGTTATTAACACCTTTGACCCTTTTATTTTTTTCATGCATTTGGTCGGAATCATGATTTGGCGATATGGTGCTCATCCAGGATATACGTTTTTACTCATATACTCTATTCTGACAGTATATTACTTGGCTCGATTTCGTGCACGCCGAAAGGTTTCCAACAAAATTTTAGAAAAAATTCCTGATGCAAAGGAGATTATTATTTCTCCTACCTTCCGATTTCACCATTGGCACGCTGCAATTACAACTGATAAATATTTTTATGTGGCCAGATCAAAGGATTACGAAATTACCATTCAAGATAAGTTTGAAAAATGCCCAATTCCGGATACACCGGTAATAAATGCTGCGAAAAAAGACGAAAACATTTCTGCTTTCCTTTCGTTTTCACCCGTTTATCGTTGGGAAGTAGATGAATTTAGTGACCACTACGAAGTCCGTTTTATCGATTTACGTTATCGAAGTAAAGGGTATTATCCATTTGTTGCTATTGTTCAGTTGGATCAACATTTAAATATTATTAGTTCGTACACTGGCTGGATTTTCAGTGAAGAAAAATTGCGTAAAAAACTTGAACTATTACCGAGTTAGAAAAGCAAAGCGCCTTGGTTAGCCCTAAAAAGAGATGGGGGACCCTCTGACTAGGAAGCTTGCTTCCTTCGGAAGGGTCTTTAAGCTCTCGAGGGGCTGGTGCTGAGCTAGAAATAAAAATACTTATTCAAATAACTAATGTGCCAGGCTCCCCTTGAGGTACCTGGCACTTTTTCTATTGGAGAAAATCTTTATATTTTGGATTTTTAACAATGAAATGATCAAGGTTTGACCCATAGCTCTCAATTAGCTGTCTCACGACTTTTTCAGTCATTTTCTCCCCATGATATTCATGCCCTGCTTTAGCATAAGTTGTTTCAAAATCATCCCAAAGCAATTCAACCCAACTTAAGGCCTTTTCATATGAAAGTTGTTGATTTTTCTTAACTAAAAGTAGTGCTAATTGTTCTTTAATGGTATCCATTCACTTACAACCAACCTTTCCAATAATTCTTCTGCTCTCTTTTACATATCCAAATCCTTAATTCCTCATACTATAGATACGTGCTTGAAGAGGAATTCCTTTTCTCGCACGGTACTCTTTTATAGGAGGTCATTATTCATGAGAAATAAAGATCGTGGTTTCCCAAATCAAAATGATCAAAAGTTTGAAGGTGAACCAAGAGCTAAAGCAGAATATGCCTCAAAAAGAGCAAATGGCACGATAAATACTCATCCTCAAGAGAGAATGAGAGCATCAGGTGAACGTCACGATTTCTAATTACTAGAACTACTGAAAGATCATCGTGCTATACCGCATAATTTCTACTTAGAAGTTGACGATTTTAGTCAACTTCTTCATTTGATTTTATTTTTTTTCAATAAAGAGATTGGTAAAGCTTCTTCACTTTCATTTCCATCTAATCGATGGCCCCAAGCGAATATACCATTCATATAAGCAATTTCAAAAGCACTCCCAGCATCTCCTTCAATCTCATATACCTCACCTGGAATAAAGCTTTCAGGGTCTAGCAGATATGATTTTGCCATAGAAATCTTACGTTCATAAACCGCTAATTCATTTACAATACCAAGTTGCTCAGCTTTTCTTGCCTTTTCTGTAAGTTTCCCAATTTCCTGATGTAACTCAAATTCATTCATTTGACTATAACGTTTTTCCTGCATGGATATTCACTCACATTCAAATAGTATAGTTAAGTCTTTAAAAAAAAGAAAAGATTTCATCACTGCCAGTTTTTGTTACTATTGTCTTCATTCTTCTTGGAGTGTTTCTAAATATTTATCAATTAGCTCGATTGAAAAGCCTTTCCGGTACAAAGCTTGTTTCATTTTTTGCTCGAAGACATACCCTTCAAATTTTTGATATTTTCTTAACGCTTTTTCTCCTTGATAAGTAAGGGCTTCCCATTGATCATCTACATCATTCTCAATTTCTACTTCTTTTGTCGCCTCATTAATAATATCCCATGGAAATCCTTTTCTAAGTAAGGTTTGTTCTATCTTCTTCTTTTGCTCTAAGCTTGAGACTCTGCTATTCTTAGAAGATAATTTTGATGCAATTCCTTTTGCCACATCAACCTGCTGATTACGATTGTACTCCATTAAGCTATCCTCAATAATATAGACTTTTATCCCCTTTTCTTCCAGCTCACGCTTAATTACCTCGGGGCCTTTAACAGTTGTCTTTAGCTGTGTCCTCACATATGCGGTAGCAAAATCCTTATCATTTAAGTAACTAAACTCATATAACCGGTGAATGATTTCTTGAATAATTGGAGCTTCAATTTCCTTTTTTTTCAGATAATCCACGACTTCTTTTTCTGAACGCATCCGGTGTGCCAAAAAAGAAATCGCCGTATTAGTTCCTTTCTTCACTTCATCATCAAACTGTATTTCACTTATATCGAGACTGTCTAGTTCTAAGCCCTTTTTAAGGTTAAATTTAATTAACACATTTTGATCAACACTAAACGCATACTCGTCCTTCCCGTTGCCATTGTCTAAAAAAACGTTAAACCGTTCTGTATTTTTTTGTTGAGTTGTTATTTTCGAAATAACTGCCATTTTACTCACCTTTGTATTTTATTTATTAAATTAAGAGGATTTTGTAGTAGAGTGTGGAAAAAATAAATAGTATAGAATACTTATTATTATTATATATGAAAGTTTTCATTATTTTTAGTGAAAGACACTTTTTTAAAGATAGACATCCAAGCTATTAAAAATTTGGACCTTGAAGAAGGAAAAGTTTATTTACCATGAGTGGAATGAGCGTAGAACCACTTGACTCCTGCGGGATCCAGTAGTCTCGTGAGACCCCGCAGGAGCCCACTGGCGACGAGGAGGCTCACGGACCACCCCGCGGTATCCTGCGAGTGGATCGCAGCTCATGGAACTCCACTATCTAAGCAATTTTCAGGTAAATGTAAAAACATGAGGAGGATCTGTGTGTATATTGCGATAACAGGTGGAACCGGGTTAGTTGGAACCGCACTAACTGATTATTTTATCAATAAAGGACATACTGTTTATATTTTCACAAGAAGTCAACGTCAATCCTCAAAAAAGAATTTGCATTACATCCCTTGGTTAACGACTGATTCTTCCTCTTCAGCTGCTATAAAACAAATCGATGTTTTCATCAACTTAGCTGGAGAATCTATTAATAGTGGAAGGTGGACTGAGTCAAGAAAGAGCCGAATTAAACAGTCTAGACTTATGGCAACTGACACTGTTATAAATTACATTAAAGAGTTAAATCCTAAGCCCTCTCTTTTAATTAACGCGAGTGCTATTGGAATTTATGGTACATCTGAAACGAAAAGCTTTGATGAAACATCTGTGGAATATGGAGATGATTTTCTCGCAAAAACAGTGATTAGTTGGGAGGAGCATGCAAAAAAAGCCGAAGAATTTAATGTGAAGGTAGCGTATGCAAGATTTGGCATTATCCTTGCAGAAAATGGTGGTGCCCTTCCTAAAATGTTGTTACCTTACCAACTGATGATTGGTGGTAAAATAGGTTCTGGTAAACAGTGGTTATCCTGGATTCATATTGATGATGTTGTAGAAAGTATAGATTTCATCATATCAGAGCAATTATCAGGAGTTTTCAATCTAACTGCACCAAAACCTGTTACAATGAATGAATTTGGTCAAACCATTGGAAAAGTTCTAAAAAAAACACACTGGCTAGCAGTTCCTTCAATAGCTTTACGAATTCTATTAGGAGAAATGAGCATACTTATTTTAGAGGGCCAGAAAGTACTTCCAAATAGACTATTATCTAATGGGTATACGTTTAAATATCAGACTTTAGCGCCAGCCCTTCAGAGCATAGTTTCCGAAAAAAACTCTCTGAAATAACTTCATTTCGACGTGTTTCTACAGCTTTAGACGGGTATATTTAACACTCGTCGAAAATCGTAAAAAAGTATCAATTTTTTCCACATTTTTTTTAAAAAAAGTAGTATCTTTTTGGAATGATTTCGAGTATTATACGTAAAGTAACTATTAATAACCAATTAAAACTTACAACAAAATAAAAACTTAAATAATTCAACAACCTTAGTGTTGTTGTACTATTTAGGGAAGGCAAATGGTGCGCCACCAGTTTTTTAGCTGGTTCTAGTGGGTTCGATTCCCACCCCGAAATTTTTTTTAACACTTAAAAAATTTCGAGGGTGAGATGATATCACTAGTCTGTCCTCGTGTTGGAGGGATATTGATGCTAAAAAAACGTGATTTACAAGATTGTCAGGCTCTTTATGAGTTGATGGTGCACCCAGAGGTCTTCCCTTTTGTGCGTCATAAAGCTTATTCTTATGAAGAGTTTTTATTCTTAACTAAGCAAACCATTGAAGCAGAAGAGCGTGGTGAATTGATTTCACGTACCATTTTAGACGAATGGGGCTCTCCAATTGGGACAATTAACTTATTTGATATTCAAGAGGGTGCTGGTTTTCTTGGTACATGGCTTGGTAAACCATATCATGGAAAAGGATATAATAAACCAGCTAAGGATGCATTCTTTAATGAATTATTTTATGAACTTACAATTCAAACGATTTTTATGAGAATACGTAAAATAAATGGAAGATCAACGATGGCTGCGGAGAAATTGCCTTATGTAGCCCTTGCAAATGAAACAAGAAAATCACTATTAGATGAAATAAATGGTGGTCAAGATATATACAATCTTTACGAAGTGTCAAAAGACTTATACACATTGCATACTCTTCGTACAGGAAACACGAAAGAAGAAGAGCAACATCAATTAAAAGAAGCTTAAATCTTAGGAGAAGTCATTATTTATGATTTCTCTTTTTTCTGTTTTGAAAAGGAAAATCATGGACAAAATAGTAGTATTATGAATGAAAGCGAGGGATTGTTCATGAAAGAAAAACGACGTGATAAAACGAAGAGTACATTAAGCAGTATGCAGGAGGTTGTCTATCAAAGAGAATTTAAGATGGCCGACAGAGCTGGCGGTTATACTCCAAGAAAATTAAAATAAATTTCGTAATACTACCATTCATGAAACCCAAGTAATCACACATCCTAATTCTAGGAAGAAGGATTTATCAAAACCATTCTTCTACCGCTATTTAAGGAGGAATGAACGATGGGAAAAAATGATGAACAACTTAAAGTTCCAAAAAGTATGCAATCAGATGGTATTGATGTTGAGTACTCTGAAGAACTTGCCGATCAAGATGACCGCGAAGCACAAGCTCGCGCAGCAGCTGCCGATGCTCGAGCAAAGAAACAAACTAAATAACTTTGGCTAACTGATATGGATAAGCATTCATATCAGTTGTTTTGTGGATAAGTTTTCGGACTTTTCTTAAGATTTGTCCACATTCACCCCTGAATTTGAGGTTGTGCACAACTTTATCCACATTAATGTGGATATTGTGCATAACTTTTTTTACCTCTTTTAATACCTTCTTCAAATAGTTCTACGATTCGACAACCTTTATACACAAAAAAGTGGGGATAATGTGTATAACCTTTACAATGACCGGTAATATAATATTTTCCTTGTGGATAGTTTTTTCGACTTTTTTCTTTACTCCTAAATGTAAAAATGGGTGTAACGTCTTGCTCATCAATTGAATATGATGGGTTAAGTGTTTTTTTCCATCCTGGATTTGGTTCTTAGTTTTCAATTAGGAGGAATGAATATGAGTTACACAATCACAAGGGATTATATTTCTATTGGTAATTCCAGATCTGGTCAACGAATTTCTAACGTACTCTTTATTGTAAGTCATGATACAGGGAACCCTGGATCAACTGCATACAATAATCGAAATTATTTTAACAGACAACAACCTTCAGCCTCTGCTCATACATTTATTGATGATAATTATATTTTAGAAATAATACCATTAAATGAAAAAGCTTGGCATGTACAATATGGGACGGCAGTAGATAATCGGCTGTTCGGAGACGATGCTAATGATGCCGCGATAGGTGTCGAGTTATGCCATGGAGGATCAATAAATTTTCAAGAAGCATATCAACGTTATGTATGGTATCATGCCTACCTATGTGACAGGTTTGACTTGAATCCTAGAGAGCATATTGTTGCTCATAGCGAGCTAGATCCTTCTCGTCGATCTGATCCACAAAACGCGTTAAATCCAAGAGGAATTACTTGGACAGAATTTATAAATGATGTCGTAAGATCTCTTGAAAATGATTTTAATGGTTCTGCGCCTTCCCCTTCTCCAGCGCCAACTGCACCGCAGGTAAAAGGTGTTACAGTTGATCTTCCTGTTGAAAAGGGTGACAAGGGACAGTTTGTAAAAGAAATACAACAGGATTTAATAAAAGCTGGAGTCCCACTACCACGTTATGGGGCTGATGGAATTTTTGGTGATGAAACTGAAAAAGGTGTTAGAACATTTCAACAAAGACACGGTCTATTGGTCGATGGGTTAGTCGGACCGCAAACATTATCAAAACTTGAAGAAGTTCTAGAATCAAATCAAACAACTTCAGGGCTTAATCTGCCTAACGGAATTCTTCGACGAGGTGACCGTGGAGATAATGTACGAGAAGTCCAAAGAGCTTTAGATCGAGTTAATTTTGACCCTGGACCTATCGATGGAATTTATGGACCAAAAACGGAAGACGCCGTTCGTCGTTTTCAATCGATGTATGCAGCGCTTGCTGATGATGGAATTTATGGACCGAACACAAAAAGGTATCTTGAAAGAGAGTTATCAAATTAAAATAGGGTATGAAATGTCCTATTATGCGTGGTATTGGTGCATGCTGTGGGGCATTTTTTTTTGGATTTCTTTGATGTTTGATAGATGGTGATCATATCTTCGTAGCTTTTGTTTGCTTGCACCTACAGCTTTGCGACGATAAACTAGGTTCAGCAGCTTTTGCTATACATTCATTCAAACTTGTCTGAAGTCGGGTTTGGTTCAGACAGCTTTGGCTTGCTTTCAACCAAAGTTGTCCGAAGACGAACCGAGTTCGGACAGCTTTGGCTTGTTCTCACTCAAAGTTGTCCGAAGACGAGCCAAGTTCAGACAGCTTTTCCTTGCTTTCACCCAAAGCTGTCCGAAGATGAACTAGGTTCGGACAGCTTTGGCTTGTTCTCACTCAAAGTTGTCCGAAGGCGAGCCAAGTTCAGACAACTTTTCCTTGCTTTCACCCAAAGCTGTCCGAAAATGAACTAGGTTCAGACAGCTTTCCCTTTTTACTATTAAAGCTGTCCGAAGGCGATGACACTCAACTCTTTTGCCCTAAACTGTCCCTATTCAACTTTATATTTTATTTTAGCTAACCCATAACATGCCTTATCATATATAAATAATTGCACAGTGTATATAAGAAAGTTCACATCCCCGCAAAAAAGATATGAACTTTTTTAGAATTCACAGAATATCCATTGCTTCTGTGCAAAACACTTTTCAATCCCTGTATAATATGCTAAAATTCTAATATTCAGAATTTAATGCGCGTTCACTATGTATAGGGAGGGATTTTATTGTTACGTTTTGCAATTTCTTTTATCCTGGCATTTGTGCTTATCGTTGTTGAGGCAATGATTGTTATGAAGCTAAAGAATTACGCTGGTATTGATTTGAGTAATATTCAACTGTTGGTCGGTGTGTATGCAATGAACTTCTTTTTAGTTTTTGCTATATTGACTGATGTAAAACGTTGGATTGAAAATCAAGAGGAGTCAGACACTCAAATCGAGGGTTAAGCAAATTCCATAGTATATATTCCCTCCAACTTCGTAAGCATAGCTTACGATTTTTTTTTATTTTCCAACACTTTCATGCTATGTTTTAAACATAGACACTTTTTAAGGGGGCTTATATGGAAATACTGTTGATTAGACATGGGCAATCTGAAGCTGACTTGTGAGATGTCCATGAAGGAAGAGCTGATTATCCTCTAACTACCCTGGGAAAAATGCAAGCAAGGGCATTAGCAGAGACTAGAAAAAAGATACAAACCTGATATTATTGTTAGTAGTACTTTAAAAAGAGCAAAAGAAACAACTGAGATTCTATCAAGTATTACGAATGTTGAACTAAAGTTTGAGGACCAATTACAGGAATACAACAATGGAGTTCTTGCAGGGTTATCAAGAGATGAAGCAAGAGTTCTTTATCCTCTTCCGATTGAAGGACGTCCTCCACATCAAGCCATTGCTGAGGGTGAATCAGAATTGGAGTTCAGATTTAGAGCAGAAACTATTTTTCTGAAAATTTTAGAAGACCATAAAGAAGTAAATCGTATTGCTTTAGTCTCTCACGGTGGTATGATTAACAATTTACTACGTTCTTTTTGTCCTTACCTATCTTAACTACTAATTTTTTTTCAACGGGAGACACAGGGTATCACCTTTTAAAAATCGAACAACATCAAAAAAGGATATTATTCTTAAATAACTGTAACCATCTACACCAAATATCCAATATCCAAGAATAGGAGATCTTAACATGATACATAAATTAGGATTAGAGAAAGAGAATTTCCATGGTTCTTTTAGCAACCAGTATAAGCCAATTCTTGAAGTTAACTCTGGAGATACAGT
Encoded here:
- a CDS encoding histidine phosphatase family protein; the protein is MVSSTLKRAKETTEILSSITNVELKFEDQLQEYNNGVLAGLSRDEARVLYPLPIEGRPPHQAIAEGESELEFRFRAETIFLKILEDHKEVNRIALVSHGGMINNLLRSFCPYLS